In the genome of Nymphaea colorata isolate Beijing-Zhang1983 chromosome 9, ASM883128v2, whole genome shotgun sequence, one region contains:
- the LOC116261460 gene encoding O-fucosyltransferase 16 — MALFSSQRRRSPSTSSWRITLPSPLVWLSFLILFVLFSLLCFSLIDLDVFLRPPHPVSKVRRKIELEPKIPSILDREETVFRVPNGGRSNTSNRLWRSKRASLFYGCSNSSNKFARAEVNTQPNRYLMIATSGGLNQQRTGITDAVVAARILNATLVVPKLDQKSFWKDASNFSDIFDVDWFISYLAKDVTIIKQLPKKIRRSKGNPYTMRVPRKCTPRCYQSRVLPVLLKKHVVELTKFDFRLANKLDTDLQKLRCRANYHGLRFPKSITWMGQRLVHRMKEKSGHFVALHLRFEPDMLAFSGCDYGGGEKEKRELGAIRKRWKTLHKNNPEKERRHGKCPLTPEEVGLMLRALGFGRDVFLYVASGEVYGGEETLAPLKKLFPNFYSKESLATKEELAPFSSFSSRMAALDYIVCDESDVFVTNNNGNMAKMLAGRRRYFGHKRTIRPNGKKLYSLFLNRANMSWEAFASKVRTSQKGFMGEPKEMRPGRGEFHENPSTCICELTEAEARDKKSLANKPSRKIGQGESSKEAEPVEDDSSDLEPDLSESDYVEDGLLSQRQLNETDADYSPFFQSEETELEDMLSD; from the exons ATGGCGCTCTTCTCGTCGCAGAGAAGACGCTCGCCGTCGACGTCGTCATGGCGGATTACGCTCCCTTCGCCACTCGTCTGGCTCTCCTTTCTCATCCTTTTTGTCCTATTCTCTCTCCTATGTTTCTCCCTCATCGATCTCGATGTTTTCTTACGACCCCCACATCCTGTTAGTAAG GTCCGGAGAAAAATAGAGCTAGAACCCAAGATTCCAAGCATATTGGACCGTGAGGAAACAGTCTTCCGTGTTCCT AATGGTGGACGCTCGAACACGTCGAATAGGCTCTGgagatcaaagagagcaagtcTCTTCTATGGTTGTAGCAATTCCAGCAATAAGTTCGCAA GAGCTGAAGTCAATACCCAACCAAACAGATATTTAATGATTGCAACCAGTGGAGGGTTAAATCAGCAGAGAACTGGT ATAACTGATGCTGTTGTTGCTGCTCGAATTCTTAATGCTACTCTTGTGGTTCCTAAGCTGGACCAAAAGTCATTCTGGAAGGATGCTAG CAATTTCAGCGACATATTTGATGTTGATTGGTTTATATCTTACCTTGCAAAAGATGTTACAATCATCAAACAGCTCCCCAAGAAAATCAGAAGGTCCAAGGGGAATCCATATACAATGCGTGTTCCGAGAAAATGCACACCGCGATGTTATCAGAGCCGTGTGTTGCCTGTGCTTCTGAAAAAACAT GTAGTTGAGCTCACCAAGTTTGATTTCAGGCTTGCAAATAAATTAGATACGGATCTGCAAAAGTTGAGATGTAGAGCCAATTACCATGGATTGCGGTTCCCAAAGTCCATAACCTGGATGGGGCAGAGACTAGTCCACAGAATGAAGGAGAAAAGTGGCCATTTTGTTGCTCTTCATCTCAG GTTTGAGCCAGACATGCTTGCATTTTCAGGATGCGACTATGGTGGcggtgaaaaagaaaaaagagaacttGGTGCAATACGCAAAAGGTGGAAAACTTTACAT AAGAACAACCCTGAGAAGGAAAGACGGCATGGAAAGTGTCCTTTGACTCCCGAAGAAGTGGGTCTGATGCTGAGGGCATTGGGTTTTGGCAGGGATGTATTTCTCTATGTGGCATCCGGGGAAGTATATGGTGGAGAAGAGACATTAGCCCCACTTAAAAAGCTCTTTCCAAATTTTTACTCAAAGGAATCTTTAGCCACGAAAGAGGAATTGGCACctttctcttcattttcatctcgAATGGCTGCACTTGATTACATTGTCTGCGATGAAAGTGATGTGTTTGTGACAAATAACAATGGCAACATGGCGAAGATGCTGGCTGGACGAAG GAGGTATTTTGGACACAAACGCACGATAAGACCAAATGGGAAAAAGCTGTATTCTCTGTTCCTCAACCGTGCAAACATGAGTTGGGAAGCATTTGCATCTAAGGTCCGGACAAGCCAGAAAGGATTCATGGGAGAACCAAAAGAGATGAGACCCGGAAGGGGTGAATTTCATGAGAATCCTTCAACTTGTATCTGTGAACTTACAGAAGCCGAGGCTAGGGACAAAAAGAGTCTTGCAAATAAGCCTAGTCGAAAGATTGGACAGGGGGAGAGCAGCAAAGAAGCTGAACCTGTTGAAGATGATTCAAGTGATCTTGAACCTGACCTTTCTGAATCGGACTATGTGGAGGATGGATTGCTTTCTCAACGGCAGTTGAACGAAACTGATGCCGATTATAGTCCATTTTTCCAGTCAGAAGAGACTGAGTTGGAGGATATGCTGTCGGATTAG
- the LOC116261544 gene encoding uncharacterized protein LOC116261544 produces MAHFAQHFIFRPLTVNRHPCFWSSSSSSEFVCFRRLKYWRGLGIPQKDGRIRLVARAEATPNESSPKDTNPPNGNMPKSRRDILLEYVKNVQPEFMELFAKRASRQVVEAMRQTVTNMIGSLPPQFFAVTVTTVAENLAQLMYSVMMTGYMFRNAQYRLELQQSLEQVALPEVQSKKDAPDYAPGTQKNVTGEVIRWNNVSGPERMDAVKYIELLEAEIEELSRQVERKSTNGENELLAYLKSLQPQNLQELASGAGEDVVFAMNTFIKRLLGASDPEQMKAAATQTSAPELANLLYWLMVVGYSIRNIEVRFDMERVLGTTPKLAELPPGESL; encoded by the exons ATGGCTCACTTCGCCCAGCACTTCATCTTCAGGCCTCTGACTGTTAATCGCCATCCCTGCTTCTggtcttcatcttcttcttccgaATTTGTTTGCTTCCGTAGGTTGAAATACTGGAGGGGTTTGGGAATACCACAGAAGGACGGTAGGATACGGTTGGTGGCCCGGGCGGAAGCTACTCCTAATGAGTCGTCACCAAAAGATACCAATCCTCCCAATGGGAACATg CCAAAGAGCCGAAGGGATATCCTGTTGGAATATGTTAAAAACGTGCAGCCAGAATTTATGGAGTTATTTGCAAAAAGAGCATCTCGTCAG GTTGTTGAGGCAATGCGCCAGACAGTGACAAATATGATTGGAAGTCTCCCTCCTCAGTTTTTTGCTGTCACTGTGACCACT GTTGCAGAAAATCTTGCACAGCTCATGTACAGTGTTATGATGACGGGATACATGTTCAGGAATGCACAGTACCGTTTGGAACTCCAGCAGAGTCTAGAGCAAGTTGCCCTTCCAGAAGTTCAGTCAAAGAAG GATGCACCAGATTATGCACCTGGTACACAGAAAAATGTGACTGGTGAAGTCATCAGGTGGAACAATGTTTCTGGGCCAGAGAGAATGGATGCTGTAAAGTACATTGAACTGCTAGAAGCTGAAATCGAGGAGCTATCACGCCAAGTAGAACGCAAATCCACAAATGGGGAGAATGAACTTTTGGCATATCTCAAATCTCTTCAACCTCAAAACTTGCAG GAACTAGCCAGTGGTGCTGGTGAGGATGTTGTATTTGCAATGAATACATTCATAAAGCGTCTTCTTGGGGCTTCAGATCCTGAACAAATGAAG GCAGCAGCGACACAGACTTCAGCTCCGGAGCTTGCAAATTTGCTCTACTGGCTGATGGTTGTGGGTTACAGCATCCGGAATATTGAGGTGCGGTTTGATATGGAGCGGGTTCTTGGCACTACCCCAAAACTTGCTGAGCTACCGCCTGGTGAGAGCCTCTAG